In Fastidiosipila sp., the genomic window AGTGCCAATCACGGTGTTATGCTGCAGGACAAAATGCCTGATAAGCAAGACTATAAGGGCTGTCAATAGGAAAGTGTAAACCAGCGACAGCCATTTCCGCCCAACCGGTTTTGGACCAGCCCTTTTCACTTTTTTGACTGGTTTGGCATCCAGGCCTGCAAAATAGGCTTCAAGACTGATGTGTTCGGCAGATTCAGCTGACCGCTCTTCGTCTTTCCGCTTCATCTCCCGGTTCAGGGCGCGGGTCATTTCGTCCGATCCTTTCACTCCGGTACAGCATCAGGCAATGCTTCACCTGTTTCAACCCCTGCTTGAAGGGCCAGCCCCAGTTCATCAAGCTGCTTTTGAGCGACGAAATAGGGGGCTCCGGTCATGAGGGAGGAGGAATTTTGAACTTTGGGGAATGCGATCACCTCCCGGATGCTTTCCTCTCCTGTCAGAAGCATGACGATCCGATCCAGCCCGTAGGCCAGTCCACCGTGCGGCGGTACCCCGTACTTGAAGGCCGACAGCAGAAATCCGAATTGGTTTTCAGCCTGCTCTTCAGTAAAACCGAGGATTTTGAAGATCTGTCTTTGCAGCCCCTGGTCGTGGATCCGGATGCTCCCTCCGCCCAATTCCGTTCCGTTTAATACCATGTCGTAGGCACGCGCCCTGGCTTCTTGCGGGCAGGTCTCGAGAAGTTCCAGATCTTCTTCCATAGGAGAAGTGAAGGGGTGGTGTTTGGCGACGTATCGCCCCGCCTCCTCCGACCATTCAAGCAGGGGAAACTCCGTCACCCAACAAAACTCAAACTTTCCCGAAGGAATCAGACCGCGCCGTCCGGCCACCTCCAAACGCAGAGCACCCAGCGCTTCAAGTGCCGTTACCCGGTCGGTGTCAGCCACCAATAGAAGCTGTGCCGATTCATCACTTCCCGCTTTGGCCAGAGCTTTTTTGACAAAATCCGCGTCAAGGAATTTGGCAAGCGAGCCGCGGCTCTTGCCATCTTCACCGATTGAAAGCCATGCCAGGCCTTTGGCCTTCGTGTCACGTTTAACAAAGAGCGCCAGATCATCGAGTTCCCGCCGCGACATGGAGGCACCGTCAGGAACGGCAATGGCTGCCACCAGACCGCCCTTGGCGACCGCCTCGGAAAAGACGCGAAAGGATGTTTTCCCGGCCAGATCTGACAAGTCGGCGATCTCCATGCCAAACCTGAAATCAGGCTTGTCAGTCCCGAACCGGGCCATGGCCTCCCGCCAGCTGATCCGCCTGATGGGCCGCGCAATCTCAATGCCCAGGAACTCACGCATCAAGGTCGCAAGGTAGCGCTCATTGGCATCCATAACCTCATCTTCGGTGACAAAAGCCATTTCAATATCAATCTGGGTAAATTCCGGCTGACGGTCGGCGCGAAGATCCTCATCTCTGAAACAGCGGGCAATCTGCATGTATTTGTTATAGCCCGCCAGCATAAGGAGCTGCTTATAGAGCTGGGGCGACTGGGGCAGGGCGAAAAACCGTCCCGGAAATACACGCGAAGGAACCAGGTAGTCGCGGGCACCCTCCGGCGTGCTCTTGATCAGCATGGGCGTTTCGACATCAATGAAACCCTCCCGGTCGAAAAAATCCCGGGTGATTTTGGTGATCCGGTGGCGGGCCAGAAGTTTCCTCTGCATGTCGGGGCGGCGGAGATCAAGAAAGCGGTATTTCAGGCGCAGGCTTTCATTCACATCCAGATCTTCCTCGATATAAAAGGGCGTCGTCTCCGCCTCTGAAAGAATACGCAATTCTGTCGTATGAAGTTCAACCCTTCCCGTCTTCATGGCCGGGTTGACGGCGCTTCTTTCCCGCAGGACGCCCCGGGCAGCCAGGACATACTCGCTGCGGACACCGGCTGCTTTCGTCCGGGCTTCCGGTGGTGAATCGTCATCAATGACAATCTGAACCTCACCCGCGATATCGCGCAGGGTGATGAACAAAAGGCCGCCCAAATCACGCTGCTTGTGGCACCATCCCATCAAGGTCAGCTCACGGCCGACCATGGATTCCGTCACTTCACCGCAAAGGCAGCTGCGCCGCCATCCGCCCATCGATTCGCTCATAGTCCTCCCCCTGTGGATTCCGGACCCGGAAACCCGCCTAACTCCTGTCTTTCAAATACTGGCCAACTTCCGAAAGAGAAAGCCTTGTTTCACTTCCATCTGACATCTTGCGCAGGCTTGCCTGAGCCAGGGATACTTCCTCTTCGCCAAGCACCAGGATGTAAGCTGCCCCCATACGATCAGCCGCTTTCATCTGTGCGCGGATGCTCCGGTTCATCAGATCCGTCTCAACAGCCAGCCCCTCCCCGACCAGCGTCTTGGCCAGAGCCAGGGCATCAGCGGAGGTCGAAGGGAAGGAGGCAATGTAAAGGTCGGGTCCCGCAGGACTTCCCAAGACAAGCCCCTGGGCTTCCATTTCCAGCATGAGTCTTTCCACTCCCATGGCAAAACCCACCGCCGGCACGTCAGATCCGCCAATCTCCCGGACAAGGCCGTCGTAGCGGCCTCCTCCGCAGATAGAGCCCTGGCTGCCGACATTTTCCGAGATGAATTCGAAAACCGTTCGCGTATAGTAATCAAGGCCGCGGACAATCAAAGGGTTGACCACAAATTTGATCGCCTGTTTTTCCAGCGCTGCCTGTACCCGGTCAAAGTGCAGCCGGCAGTCATCACAAAGGTAATCCAGCTGCACCGGGGCACCCGCTGCCAGGCTGCTGCAGTAGTCTTCCTTGCAATCAAGCATACGCAGGGGATTGCGGTCAAAGCGGATCTGACAGTCGTCACACATCCGGGGAAGTTCGGGCCGATAATAGTCACGGAGCGCCTTCTTGTAAGATTCGCGGCAAGCCGGACACCCGATGCTGTTGATTTCCAGCCGGACCTCCCCAAGACCAAGTTCGGCAAAATACGCATCGAGCAGGCCGATCACTTCCGCATCGGCCTCTGCTGCCCCTGCGCCGAAAATTTCACAGCCGAACTGCCAAAACTCCCGGTAGCGCCCTTTTTGCATCTTCTCGTAACGGAACATGCTCATGTTGTACCAAAGCTTGACCGGGGCAGGCCGGGAAGCCATCCCGTGTTCAACAAAGGCGCGCGCCACGCCGGCGGTGCCCTCGGGACGAAGCGTCAGGCTCCGGTCACTTTTGTCCAAAAATGTGTACATCTCCTTGCGGACAACATCACTTGAGTCCCCGACGCCACGGACAAAGAGCTCGGTATACTCGAAAGCGGGCACCCGGATCTCACCATAGCCGTAGCGGCGGCAGATATCCGCGAACGCCCGCTCGAGGAACTGGCGCTTTGCTGCCTCTTCGGGCAGGATGTCCTGAGTCCCGCGGGGAGCTTTCAGGTCCATGACGGCCTCCTTGTGCTGTTTTTTGATTTTGATATATCAAGTCATTTTATCACAGCGAGGCTGCCGGCAAGGGCCTTCAGCGGTGAAGGAGCGGACTTAGCTTCTTGTAAATCAAACCGACAATCACGGAAACCACGATCCCCTTCATCAAGTTGAAAGGAATAAAGACCCAGAGGATCAGGGATGGCAGCCCGGTCACCAGGGTATTGCCGGCGGCATGGGTAGCCGCAACAATCCCTTCCATGGAAAAGCCCATGACTGAAATGTAAAAGGGGATGGTGAAAAAATAGTTGATCAGGGCTCCCGACGCGGTCAGCGCCAGGGTTCCGGCCGCCATGGAGAGGATGGCACCGCCCCGCGTTTTCTTGTGTTTGTAGATTAGGCCTGCCGTACCGACGAAGAAACTCCCCATGATGAAGTTGGCCAGCTCACCGACCATCAAGGTATGGGTTGCCGGCAGGTGGGCAATATTCTTGATCAGTTCAACGGCAATGCCGGCCAGCGGCCCCATGGCAAAGGTTGCCAGCAGAGCCGGTATCTCGGAAAAATCGAATTTCAGAAAACCCGGAAACAGGGGAAGGGAAATCTCCAGGTACATGAGGGCGATGGCAGCTGCCGACAGGATGCCGGTCTTGGCCATCCAGGCGGTCTGCCTTCGCCGCCTCTGATTAGGCGGGACGATCGCCTTCGTTTGCTCCTGCGAATTCAAAGTCTCTTTCATGTGTTTGCACCTCGCGGCCAATACCGCTCCCTTTCTCGGATTATCGGGCCTCCCGGGAAAATAAAAGTGCCCCGGTAATCCGGGGCAACGATCAGCGATCTCGCTTCCTCCCATTCAGACTTTCACTGCCGGCCCGGGATTCCCACCCTGTCATGCATCCAGCTCGCGGGCTCGTCCCTTGATAAGGGCATCACCGCCGGTGGGAAATTGCACCCCGCCCCGGAAACATCCCTATGATAACAAAAGACCGGGCTGAATGAAAGAGACTCAGCAAAGCAAGGCTTCCCCCAGTGAATCAATCAGGTCTTCGGGCGTCACCGCGATCTCGGACAGACACCTTTCCGACGCAATATCAGCGGCCAGGCCGTGAAGGTAGACAGCCCGCCTGACAGCATTCTCCGTCGAATCACACTGGGCGGCCAGGCCGGCGATCATGCCCGTCAGCACATCTCCCGAACCGCCTTTGGCAAGCCCCACATTTCCCGTGGTATTTATATAGGCCTTGCCATCCGGCATGGCAATAACGGTCGCCATGCCCTTAAGCACAATAATGGAGGCCGTTTGTTCAGCAAGCCGGCGTGCAGCTTCCAGGCGGTCCTGATGCAAAAGCTTCTCGTTTTTCGGCGCCAGGCGCAAATATTCTCCCGGATGGGGCGTCAATACAGCAGGCGGAAATCCTTTCCGGCTCCGCTCCTTCAGGAGACTGGAGGCATTTTTCATCCGCGCAAGTGCGTTCAGGCCGTCTGCGTCAATAATGATCGGCATGGGCTGCCCAAGGAGATGTTGAATGGCTTTTTCCACCCAGGGATCCGACCCCGCTCCCGGTCCGACCGCAATGGCGTCTGGTTCGGGCAGCTCATGCTTTGTCTCTTCCCCCTCCTCGGGTACAGCGGAAAGGAGAGCAGATGGAACGGCTCCCGCTATGATGGGCAGTGATTTCTCCGGCGCCCGGATCATGGTATAGCCCACACCCATCTTTTCGCCGGCACGGGCGGCCAGGATCAGGGCTCCCGTCATACCCTCGTGGCCGCCGATCAGCAAGAGACGGCCAAACTGCCCCTTGTGCCCGTCGGGCTGGCGTGCTTCAACCGGGCCGCCGGCTGTTTCCTCATTAAGTTCGGTGACGCGGCGGCGTCCTTCCAGGACTTTTTCAACAAAGCCATCGGTCATGCCGAGAGGAAACTCCAGGACTTCACCGGCATAAAGCAGGCCGGGATGTGTTATGAGACCAATTTTCTTGCGCCCGAAAGTGCAGGTGAAATCAGCCTCCACCGTCTCCCTGATTGCCTGGCCGGTATTGGCATCTACACCGCTCGGGATGTCGCAGGCGATAATAAGGCTGCCAGCTTCCTTCAGTGCTGCCAGCGCTTTCAAGGCCGCGAGTGCTTCTTCGGGCAACTCCTTGTCCGTCTTGAAGCCTGTGCCAAAAAGAGCGTCGATCGTCACCAGGGGATATTTTTCTGAAAGCTCATCCAAGCTATTGATGACCCGCCCGCCCAGAATTCCGTAAGCCTGGCGGTTGACAGCCGCATCACCGGACATTTTTCGTCCGGGATGGGCCTCAAGGACAGCCACCCGGTATCCAGCTGCCTGCAGCTGACGTGCCGCCGCCCAGCCGTCCCCGCCATTATTCCCTGTACCAGTAATGATGAGCACCTCGATTTCATCTGCCTCTGTGGTTTCAAAAGAGTCCAGCAGACTGCCGGTCAGCCCTGCCAAACCCGCTGCAGCCTGCTCCATCAGGACGGCAGAAGGGAGCCCGGTCAGCTTGCAAAACTCCCTGTCCAGTTCCTGCTGCTCTTCTCTAGTCAATAGCCTGTTCACGGGAAGTCTCCTTTTTACGAAAAAACCCACGCGCGATGTGTTTGATCACGCGTGGGCCCTCACATCAGTTATTTATATCTAGCCGACGTGCTTGTCGAGCACCCTTGCCACATCGTCATAGGGCCTGGCCCCGACGAGCTGATCCACCACCTTGCCGCCCTTGAAAATGAAGAGGGTCGGAATGCTGAAGACACGGTATTTCTGCGCGAGACCCCGCTCCTCATCGACGTTGACCTTGCCGATGACAGCCTTTCCAGCGTAGTTTTTCGCCAGCTCCTCGACGACCGGGGCAACCATCCTGCAGGGACCGCACCATTCAGCCCAGAAATCAATCAAAACAGGAAGGTCACTTTTGATAACCTTCTCCTCAAAATTATCCTGTCTAAGAATCTCCATCATCTTGTTTCTCCCATCCTTTTTTCTCGTTATGCCTGGACGGCGCAACCTGTTTCTCTTCCCGTCCATGATAAAACGACACTAGCGAAGACGATAGTGTCACCCGTTACCGCTGAACTTCAAAAAAGACCCCGTTCCGCTGACCTGAAAATTACAAAAACTCCTGGAGGATGGAGTCAGCAGGCACGAAGGATGGGTCAACAGCCGGCAGCTGCTCACAAACCCCCGACAGGCGGACCGCCTCATTGATGGCCCGTTTCAAATCTGAATGCCCCGATGGATTATTGGTGTAGGAAGAAGGGGGCAGCTCGCCCTTAAAGAACCGGTCAAGGGAGCGCTCAATCTCGATCCGTGCCATGGGACCGATCACCATGAACTCATAGAGCAGGATGGAGTTGATGTAGAAGTCCGCTGCTTCAAGGTAGGCAGGAATGAAGTCGCTTTCTGCCCGGTCGATCATGGGCCAGTAGTCGAGGGTGTCGATGGCTGTCGCTCCCCGGTGCCGGACGTCACGGCTGATTCGCCTTAAAATCCGTATATCGCTTCCTGACAGCATGCGGCGGTCCGACAGGACGCGGGCATACGGCAGGATAAAGTAGCTGATTCGCCTTTCTTCGGGGATTTTTTCCATGATCACGCTGGAAAGCCCATGCAGCCCTTCCACGAGCAGAACATCATCATCCGTCAATTTCAGTTTTTTTTCGGGCAGGTAAAGCCGTTTCCTGGTCCTGAAATCGAAGGTTGGAATGGCAACCTCTTCATTTTGGAAAAGGCGCTCCAGGTCATTTCCCACCAACTCCAGGTCGATGGTATCGATGGTCTCAAAATCAGGCCGGCCCTCCTCATCGTAACGGAGTCTTTCGGGCCGATAGTAGTCATCCAATTCAAGGTGATAAGTACGGAGTCCTGCGCCGGTCAGTCTTTTTGACATCAGCATGGAAGAGGTCGTCTTGCCCGAAGAGGTGGGGCCGGATACAAATATGGCCCGAATCCCGCGATTCTTCAATATCTGATCTGCAACCGCATCGATCTGGTCGGTAAATTGCTTTTCTGAACGGGTGACGAACTCACGGAATTTTGACCTGCCCAGGTTGCGCTCCAGATCTTCAACGGTCAGGACGATCAGGTCGGAGAATTCAGCCATCGGTTACCATCCTCCCGATGCGCCGCCGCCACCGGACGATCCCCCGCCAAAACCCCCTCCAGAGGACCCGCCGCCGCCGGACCATCCGCCGCCCACCCAGGGGCCCCTGCCACCTGCCCCCGTCCGGAAACGGAAAAAACGGGAGAAATAGGACAGGACAAAGAAAAGGATCATGATGGCCCAGACGATGTACTCGAGTGGGGAATGTTCGTCCGTGCCGGAACCTGCATCAACAGGTACATAACCGTCCGCATCGACTTCCAGGCCGTACTCTTCAGCCACCCGTGTCACAATGGCATTAAAACCCTTGAGCACGCCTCCGTCGTAATCTTCTTCACGAAAATCCGGGGCAATGACCTGGCGGATAATCCTGTCCGCCACGCTGTCGGGAATGGCCCCCTCCAAGCCGTAGCCCACCTCGATTCGCAGTTTGCGGTCTTCTTTGGCGATCAGCAGAAGCACGCCGTTGTTCTTTGACCGGTCGCCGATTCCCCAGCTGCGGAAGATATCAAGCGCGGCGTCCTCCAGGCTATCGTCTCCCAGGCTTGGAATCATGCAGACAACGATCTGGGCACCTGTGCCCGCGATCTGAGCGTTGACCTGACGGATGGTTTGGCGCGTCTGTACTGAAAGCGTTCCGGTCGAATCGAAGGCAAAATCGGCGCCCGGATTGGGAGGTACCCGAAAAGCCGTCAAAAAAGGCAGGGCAAGCAGAAACATGAGCGCCACGGCCACAGGCCGCAAGACGCCGCTTCTTCCGGCGTGCCTTTGCACCTTCAAGGGCCTTCCCTCCGCTGCTGCTTAAAAACTGATGGTCGGAACGGTTTCCGTCCCCGGTTGCGCCTCAAACATCCCGCGGGTGTCGAAGCCGAACAGTTTGGCAAAGAAACTTCCCGGGAAGGTGCGGACCGACCGGTTATAGGAGGCCACAACATCATTGAAGTCGCGCCTTGCGACTGCGATCCGGTTCTCAGTTCCCGCCAGTTCTGCCTGCAGGGCGAGAAAGTTTTCATTGGCCTTCAAGTCGGGATAGGCTTCCACCACCACATTGATGGCACGCTGAAAATCCTGGTCCACTTGCTGGTACTCCTCGGGAGTTGCCGCCTCGTTATAACGGGATCGCATCCCGGTGATTTCCATTAAAACGCTTTCTTCATGCGCGGCATAACCCTTGACGGTCTCGACCAGATTGGGAATCAGATCACCCCTGCGCTGATACTGCGTCTGCACCTGGGCCCAGGCCTGGTTGATCGACTCATCGGCCCGGACAAAGCGGTTGTGGTAGGAGATGAAGACGGCCGCCACCGCGATGACAATCGCAAGGACAGCGATAAGGACTTTCATCCCTGTTTTCAGTCCGGTCTTTTTTTCTGGCATAAAACCCTCCTGTGAGATCGCCTCTCACTGGCTTATTGCTTGACGACACCCTGTCGATCAGCATCTTAACCCTGATCCTCTTCAGCACTGCTTGTTGGCGTGACCGTGTCGCTGGTGGTCGTTTCGGTGCTGCTCTCAGCAGTCGCGGATGGGGCTTCAGTACTTTGCTCCGTTTCAGAGATCTGGACGGTAGTCGTACTGGATGTTTCATCAACGGTAAGCATGGTGATGCTGGTTTCATTTTCCGTCACCGGCTCCGTTGCCGTCGTTTCCAAGGTGACATTGCCCGGCGCCTGTGGCGGGGGAGCAGGGACTCTGGGAACAGGCGGCAGGTCGCCGATATCCTCGAACTCGTCCTCCGGCAAGGCATCCCCGCCTTCTTCATTATCTTTATCTTCGGCTTCGTTTTCCTCTTCCCCCGGGGCACCCGTCGGAAGTGAGTGGTAGGGAAAGATCTCGTAGTCCGGCCGGTCTCCCGTCTCATTCGTGCCCAGGATCTGACTGATACGGCCCTTGATCAGGAAGGCGAAAACAATGATAAAAATCAGGGCGAGTCCCACGGCCGACAGGTAGACTATCTTGAACCGTACAAGGATCGGAGCTTTCCTGGATTTGTGCCCCGGCCGTGGCTTCCGGTTCTTCCCTATCCTGTCATTTGCGGCCGCCCGCCGGGGGCGGAAGTCCTTTCCCGATCCATGGTTCCCGTCCACAATTCACTCCTCCAGGGTCGCAACGCCGGTATTTTGTACGCTTATGATGTTATCACAATCCACCTCTTCCTGACGCCTTTGAGGGGGCTGTAAAAATCCGGCGCCGGATTTCCTGGTGCAGACTGTCACCTCCAGATCTCTGATGCAGGGAGTCCTTCCTTTCCCCCCGGCCTCCTGGGGAAGCAAGCTGGATCGGCGGCCACAGGGTCGAGGGCGGTCCAGGGGAAAGCACGTAGATCCTGTCGGACAAGGCCATGGCCTCCTCGATGTCGTGCGTGATCAGAAGAATTGAAAAGCCGAGCTTTTCCTTGTGTTCCAGCAGCCATTCATACAACTGGCCCCGTGTGATGGCGTCAAGGCCCGTAAAGGGTTCATCAAGGAGCATTAAAGCAGGTGAATACAGGTAGGTGCGCAAAAAGGCTGCCCGCCGGCGCTGGCCGCCCGACAGCCTGGCGGGATAGCGGAATTCCAGGCCTTTGAGCCCGAATATTCCAAAATAACCCGCGGCCTTCTCCCTTGCGGCCTGCTTGCCTTGGCCGGCAAGCACATAGGGCAGGGCGACATTATCGATCAGCCGCTTCCAGGGCAGCAGCATGTCTTTCTGAAGCATGTAGCCAATCCGAGTCCCGCGGACAATGCTTCCCCCCGCGTCCGGGTCAAGGCCGGTCAGGATGTTGAACAAGGTGGTTTTGCCGGTACCGCTTTGACCGAGAATGGAAACCAGTTCACCCTGGCGGAGCTCAAGGTCAATGTCGTAGAGAATCAGCTGGGAGCCGTAACGTTTTTCCAGATTCTCGCAGGAAAGGACGATGTCGCTCTTATTCATGGCGTTTCGCCTGCCAGGAAAGAACAGTCAAAAGCCTGCTCTGCATCCGCGGCCTGCTCGAGCAGGCCCCGCTCTTTCATCCAGCTTGCGAACCGGATCCAGGTCTCGCTCCGCATGATGCCCCAGTAGGGCGCCTCATCAATGTAGCGTGGGTTCAGGTAGAGCTGGCTCGCCATCAGAAGATCCCGGTTCAGGCCCGGGGCCGCTTCCAGAAGACTGTCAACTGCCGCCTGTGGATCCTCCATGGCCTCCAGGTAACCCTGAGCCGTCGCTTTCAGGAAGCGGCGGATGAGGTCGGGCTTCTCCCGGATCATTTTCTCACTTGTGATGATGACAGGCGAATAGAAGTCGAGATCCGCTTCAATGGCCTGTAAAGGAATAAAATTGATGGGATAATCTTCCAGTTCGCAGTTGATCCCGTCCCAGCCGTAATAGATCCAGGCGAAGTCGGCCTCCAGCTCCATGCTGGCCATGAAGTTGCCTGCCGACTGGTTGATGATGGTCACCTTGTTAAAGTCAGCACCCTCTTTCTCCATCAGGGTTCGGATGAAGGCCAGTTCCAACTCCGTCCCCCAGCCGCTGTAACGCTTTCCTTCAAAATCCCCCGGTGATCGAATGCCCCGGTCAAGGGGAGAGGCAAAGCCTGATGTGTTGCGTTGAATGACGGCAGCAAGGGCGACGATGGGAATGCCGGCATCCGATGCGCGTGCCTGAAGCACCTGTTCCTGGGCAGCCATGCCAAATTCCGCCGACCCTCCCGCCACCATTTCAATGAAATCCATGTCCGATTCACGGAATTCGATTGCAATTCCTTCCCGGGCATAGAAGCCGCGGTCGCGTGCCAGAAACAGGCCCGAGTGGTTGGTGTTGGGCGTCCAGTCAAGAGCAAATGTAATTTGATCCCTTGCTCCCGGCTTGCCGGGCCGGCAGGCCGCCACAAGGATAAGGAGGCAGAGAAAGGGGATCAGCAGGACAGGCCTCTTCATGAAATCGGCCGCCTTTCAGCCTTGCCGGCCGGGACTTCCCGCCAGGGCATGGCAAAGCGTTCAGCCAGGAGGGCCAGGCTGTAAAAGATCAAACTCAGGGCGACAATCCATAAAATGGAAGCAAACATGGCACTGTAGCGGAAGGATCGCTTCATCCGGAGCATGTAGATTCCAATTCCTTCACCGCCGCCGGCCCACTCGGCCAGAACGGCCGCCATCACACAATAGGTTGACGAAATTCGGACACCGGAAAAAAAGGAGGGCAGACTGGCAGGAAATTTCACATGCTTCATGACCTCCGCCCTTGAGGCACCCATGGTATGCATCATGCGCAGAAGATCAACATCGACGCTCCTCAGACCTTGAAGCAGGCTGATGGTAATGGGGAAGAAACAGACCAGGATGACCACAAAAAGCCTGGCTGCGTCACCGTATCCAAAAATGAGGACAACGACCGGCGTGATGACCAGGGTCGGAATGGTCTGTGAGATGACGATGAAGGGGTAGGCCGTATCGGACAGCAGTTTGAAACGATCCATCAGGAGTGCGAATGCTGTTCCCGTAAAAGCACTGAGCAAAAAGCCAAGTGATGCGATGCGAAGCGTGTGGATGGCCTGCCTGCTCATGATCGGAAAGTCTTCCACGAGTGACCGCCCGACTTGGCCCGGAGCAGGCAAAACATAGTGGCGGATCAGGCCTGCATCTGCTGACAGCTGGAAAACCCCGAGCAGGACGATCACCAGGAGAATGGGCGGCAGAAAGCGCCGCGCCAGCTGCTTGGCCGCTCTTCTACGATCGATGCGCTTGTCAGCCGGAAATAAAGGCAAATCCCGCTCCCTCCGCCGGCATGATCCGGATCAGGTTCAAGGGTCGACTCTCGTCCTCTCAGCCGCCTGCGGGCGACTCCCCTGCTTGTCTGATTATAGTCGGCCCTCTTCCCATTGTCAAAAAAGAGCCGCGCTTTCCTTTTAAGTATTTTTCATGATGACATGCTCGATGGTCTGGCTGACGGCCTCAAAATCGTCGCAGCAGCCTTCAAGCCGCCTGAAAACCTCAGTCCAGGCGATGACCTGGACCGGGTCGCCGCCTTCCTCATAAAGGCGGCGGATGCAGCGGACATAGACGGCATCCCCCTCTTCTTCCAGGTCGTTAATTTCGATAATGAAATGCCGGATGTCATTGGATTTGCGAAAATCCCCAAATTCGCGCATTATTCCGGCCAGCGCCAGGGAACAGGCCATGATGATCCTGCTGAATTCCAGGGCCTCCTCACGCAGCCCGGTGACATTGAACATATAAAGCCGCATGAGAACATCTTCAATTGAGTCAGTGACATCATCAATCATATTGGCTATTTCGAAAATATCCTGGCGTTCGATTGGAGTGATGAACTCACGCGCCAGCTTCCTGTTGAGATCATGCAGAGCCAGGTCGGCCGAATGCTCGATATCATGCATCTTCTCAAGTGAAGATGCCAGCCCCTCCGGTTTGTAGTCTTCCAGGGAAGCCGCCAGGAAGTCTGCCGCCCTCTTTGTGTAGGCAGCCAGATCTTCCAGCAGTTCGAAATAGTTGCTTTTCTTTTTTTTCCCAAACATAGGATTCACCTCTCAAAAAATG contains:
- a CDS encoding ABC transporter permease, with translation MPLFPADKRIDRRRAAKQLARRFLPPILLVIVLLGVFQLSADAGLIRHYVLPAPGQVGRSLVEDFPIMSRQAIHTLRIASLGFLLSAFTGTAFALLMDRFKLLSDTAYPFIVISQTIPTLVITPVVVLIFGYGDAARLFVVILVCFFPITISLLQGLRSVDVDLLRMMHTMGASRAEVMKHVKFPASLPSFFSGVRISSTYCVMAAVLAEWAGGGEGIGIYMLRMKRSFRYSAMFASILWIVALSLIFYSLALLAERFAMPWREVPAGKAERRPIS
- a CDS encoding DUF47 family protein yields the protein MFGKKKKSNYFELLEDLAAYTKRAADFLAASLEDYKPEGLASSLEKMHDIEHSADLALHDLNRKLAREFITPIERQDIFEIANMIDDVTDSIEDVLMRLYMFNVTGLREEALEFSRIIMACSLALAGIMREFGDFRKSNDIRHFIIEINDLEEEGDAVYVRCIRRLYEEGGDPVQVIAWTEVFRRLEGCCDDFEAVSQTIEHVIMKNT